In Pseudomonas abieticivorans, the genomic window CAAGAGGGCATTGCCCAGCGGGCCAGCGACATCGACGTGATCTACCTGAACGGCTACGGCTTCCCAGCCTTTCGCGGGGGGCCGATGTTCTACGCTGACCAGGTGGGCCTTGCCACGGTGCTGGCCAAGGTCCGTGAATTTCATCAACGCCTGGGGGCCTGGTGGCAACCTGCGCCTCTGCTCGAACAACTGGCTGCACAAGGCCGCACCTTCAGTGAATGGGAGACCGGTGACATGAACAACAACAAGGACAAGCCATGAACATCAACTACACCCCCGAGGAGCTTGCCTTTCGTGATGAGGTACGGGCTTTCCTGAGCGCCGAATTACCGGCCGATATCGCCGCCAAGGTTCGCCTGGGCAAAAACCTGTCCAAGGAAGATCACCAGCGCTGGCAGCGCACCGTTTCAAAAAGGGGCTGGTACGCACCCGGTTGGCCGGTGGAACTGGGCGGCGTCGAATGGACGGCGGTCGAGAAACACATCGTCGACGAGGAGTTCGCTGACTTCGGCGCGCCACGCCAAGTGCCGTTCGGGGTGAACATGGTGGCCCCGGTGATCATCAAGTTCGGCACCGAGCAGCAAAAAGACCATTACCTGCCGCGCATTCTCAGTGGCGAAGACTGGTGGTGCCAGGGCTACTCCGAGCCCGGCGCCGGCTCTGACCTGGCCTCGCTGAAAACCCGCGCGGTGCGTGACGGCGATCATTACATCGTCAATGGCCAGAAGACCTGGACCACCCTGGGCCAGCACGCCAACATGATTTTCTGCCTGGTGCGCACCGACCCCGAAGCACAACAGCAGCGCGGCATCTCGTTCCTGCTGATCGACATGCAAAGCCCCGGTATCACCGTGCGCCCGATCATCACCCTGGACGGTGACCACGAGGTCAACGAGGTGTTCTTCGACAACGTCAAGGTGCCGGTCGAAAACCTGGTGGGCGAAGAGAACAAGGGCTGGACTTGCGCCAAGTACCTGCTGACCCACGAACGCACCGGCCTGGCTGGCATTGGCGGCTCCAAGGCTGCGCTCAAGCACCTCAAGGCCATCGCCGCCAAGGAGCTGAGCGAGGGCAAGCCATTGCTCGACGACCCGTTGTTCCGCGCGCAAATCGCGGAGGTGGAAATGCAATTGCGCTCCATCGAAATCAGCACCCTGCGCATCGTTGCCGCAGCCGCCCACGGCGGTGTGCCGGGCACCGAAAGTTCGATCCTGAAAATCAAGGGCACCGAGATCCGCCAGGCCATTACCCACCTGCTGCGCAAAGTGGTCGGCCCCTATGCCTTGCCCGCCCTGGAAGAAGAGCTGGAGCTGGCCTATGAAGGTGAGTTGCTGCACGCCGACTACAGCGCGGCACTGGCCGGCACCTACTTCAACATGCGCAAGCTGTCGATCTTCGGCGGCTCCAACGAAATCCAGAAGAACATCGTCACCAAGATGATCCTCGAGCTGTAAGGAGCACACCCCATGGACTTCAAATTGACCGAAGAGCAGCAGATGCTGCAAGACACCGCCGCCAGGCTGGTGCGCGATGTGTACAGCTTC contains:
- a CDS encoding acyl-CoA dehydrogenase family protein, with the translated sequence MNINYTPEELAFRDEVRAFLSAELPADIAAKVRLGKNLSKEDHQRWQRTVSKRGWYAPGWPVELGGVEWTAVEKHIVDEEFADFGAPRQVPFGVNMVAPVIIKFGTEQQKDHYLPRILSGEDWWCQGYSEPGAGSDLASLKTRAVRDGDHYIVNGQKTWTTLGQHANMIFCLVRTDPEAQQQRGISFLLIDMQSPGITVRPIITLDGDHEVNEVFFDNVKVPVENLVGEENKGWTCAKYLLTHERTGLAGIGGSKAALKHLKAIAAKELSEGKPLLDDPLFRAQIAEVEMQLRSIEISTLRIVAAAAHGGVPGTESSILKIKGTEIRQAITHLLRKVVGPYALPALEEELELAYEGELLHADYSAALAGTYFNMRKLSIFGGSNEIQKNIVTKMILEL